In the Spirochaetales bacterium genome, TGCCTGCTTTCCGCCACCATTTCCAGCAACTCCTTCTCCGTTGTCTCAATCGATAGAAAGACCACATCGATTCGCGGTACCATGATCTCCCTTACCGATGTATCCGAAAGTTCGACAATACCTCGTATCATGTCTTTCTTTTCCCTGTCGAGATTTTTCAGGTCATTTTCCTCATCATCCGTCCGTTTCCCGAAAAACCTTTTTAAAAATCCCTTCTTTTTCAATGTCTTCCTCCCCTGTTTGTCTGAGGATAAGGGTTGAACCTCAGTTTATTTTTTAGTTTTTTTTTGTTTTATGTCACGTAACAATTGTTCCTGTTTCCTGATCATCGACGAATCCCTTTCATCGTGATCCATACCGAGTAAATGCAGAATTCCATGTACGAGCAGCCGCTCCATTTCTTCTTGAAAAGGGACATGAAAGCGACGTGCGTTGCGGAGGCATGTTTCCGCGGAAATGACGATATCACCGAGGCATTTGCCAGACTTATCATTGGCTTCTTCCCCGGGCACCGGATCTCCGTCGTAAAGCTGGCCGAATGCGAGAACATCGGTCGGTGTATCTTTTGACCGGTACATGTTATTGAGTCGCCTAATTTCTTGATCATCGCAAATAATGATGGAAAGCTGACCGTTTGTGACGTCGAGCATTTTCAGGACTGAAAGACAATACCCTTCGATATCATCCATCGATTGCAGTTTTTCCGTGTTTATGTACGTTATATCGACGATACTCGATTCAGATAAACCCGTCTCCCCGTTCATTTCATGATCTCTTTGACTTTGGGATATTCGATGCGTGAGTGAAAGTAACCGGAAAGAATTTG is a window encoding:
- the ybeY gene encoding rRNA maturation RNase YbeY, translated to MNGETGLSESSIVDITYINTEKLQSMDDIEGYCLSVLKMLDVTNGQLSIIICDDQEIRRLNNMYRSKDTPTDVLAFGQLYDGDPVPGEEANDKSGKCLGDIVISAETCLRNARRFHVPFQEEMERLLVHGILHLLGMDHDERDSSMIRKQEQLLRDIKQKKTKK